AGGCAGAACATGGTCCGGACAGTCAGGTGGTTTTGTTGGCTACGGAGAAAGACTGGATAGACAAAGTGCTGGCGCAAATCAACACACAACTGGAATCGCTGCCAAGAAAAGACATCGCCGTGAAAGCCTTGAAAAACAGCAAGGCCATTGTGGTGAAAGACCTCAACGATGCGATGGCGATCAGCAACCGTTATGCACCGGAACACCTGATCCTGGCGACCGACAATGCACTTACACTCGCAGAGTCCGTTGTCAATGCAGGTTCGGTTTTCATCGGACATTACTCCCCGGAGTCAGCGGGAGATTATGCTTCAGGAACCAATCACACTTTACCCACCAATGGTTTTGCAAGAACCTACAGCGGCGTATCACTGGATAGTTTTGTAAAGAAGATCACCTACCAGGAGATCACCAGGGAAGGGTTGGCAAATCTTGGCCCCACCATCGAGGTTATGGCCGAAGCCGAATCTTTGGATGCACATAAAAATGCTGTGAGCATCCGGTTGGCAACGCTTAAAAACAACAACAATGTTTAGTCTGGACAAGATCATACGGAACAACGTGAAATCCCTGAAGCCCTATGCTTCGGCACGGGATGAGTTCAAGGGAAGGGAAGGGATCTTTCTGGATGCCAATGAAAATCCGTTCGGCTCGCTGGCAGGAGACGGCATGAACCGATACCCGGATCCGCTCCAGCGCAGTGTGAAGGAAAAGATCGCCGATTGGAAGGCCATATCAACCGAACACATCTTCCTGGGCAATGGCAGCGACGAGATCATTGATCTGCTGATAAGGGCATTCTGCGAACCGCGGGAGCACAACATCATCATCACCCCTCCAACCTATGGGGTTTACAGTGTATATGCTGAGATCAATGATGTGGTCGTAAAAAAAGTTCTGCTTGATGAAACGTTCAACCTCAACGTCGACCAGGTCCTGGACGCAGTCAACGAACAGACCCGACTAATTTTTCTCTGCTCACCGAACAACCCTACGGGGAACATTGTTCCACGGGAAACAGTGATCAATATCGCCAAAGACTTCCCCGGGTTGGTGGTGGTAGATGAGGCCTATGCCGATTTCTCAGAGCAGCCGTCCATGGTACATTTGCTCAATGATCTTCCAAACCTGTTTGTTATGCAAACCTTCTCCAAGGCTTGGGGCATGGCGGCCCTCCGGTTGGGAATGGGTTTTGCAAATCCGGACATCGTTAAGGTGCTTAACAAAATCAAACCGCCCTACAACATCAACGCCATTACGCAGGAGCTGGCATTGAAGGCCATGGATAGAAAAAGTGAGGCGGCTGATTGGGTACAACAGATCATCCTGGAACGATCAGACCTGGCACAACAACTCCGTGGTTTGGATGTCGTGAAAAACGTATATCCCTCCGAGGCGAATTTTCTGCTGATCAAAACCACGAATGCAAAGAAAATTTATGATTACCTGACCGGCCGCGGCATCATTGTCCGGAACCGCTCATCCGAACCGGGATGTGCGGAATGCCTTAGGGTAACGGTGGGCACGAAAGACGAGAACATCGAACTCATTGCATCGATGAAAGAATATTCAGAGAACTTGAATCCATGAGAAAAATTCTATTCATAGACCGGGACGGGACCCTGATCCGTGAACCCGAAGACGAGCAGATCGATTCGCTGGAGAAACTGGAGTTTTTTCCGGGAGCAATCACCGGACTGGCGAAAATTGTTGCGAATCTGGACTACGACCTGGTGATGGTAAGTAATCAGGATGGTCTTGGCACAGACTCTTTCCCGGAAGATACCTTCTGGCCCGCCCAAAACAAGATGCTGGCCACACTGGAAGGCGAAGGAATCACCTTCAGGGATATTCTGATCGACAGAAGCTTCCCCAAAGACAATGCGCCAACAAGAAAACCGCGCACCGGAATGCTAACCGCATACATGAACGGTGGCTGTGATATGGAGAACTCCTTCGTGATCGGAGACCGGCTCACGGACATTGAACTGGCAACCAACCTCGGCGCCAGGGCGATCTTTATTGCAAATGAAAACCACAAGGATGCCGCACTGACCACCATGTCATGGAATGAGATCTACCGGTTCCTGAAATCACTGTCAGGTCGCACCGCAACCGTTGAAAGGAAAACAAAGGAGACGGAAATTTCAATCACCCTGAACCTGGATGGACAGGGCAACACAAACATCAATACCGGACTGTCTTTCTTTGACCACATGCTGGACCAACTTGGCAAGCACAGCGGATGTGATCTCAATATCGTCGTAAAAGGCGACCTCGAAGTAGATGAACACCACACCATCGAAGACACCGCACTGGCGCTGGGAGAAACTTTTCTAACAGCCCTGGGAGATAAAAAAGGCGTGGCCCGTTACGGATTCACCCTGCCTATGGATGATGCATTGGCACAGGTGGCCATCGACTTCGGTGGCAGGCCCTGGATCGTTTGGGAGGCAGAATTCAAACGCGAAAAGATCGGAGATATGCCCACCGAAATGTTCTACCACTTTTTCAAATCATTCTCCGACGCAGCGCGCTGCAACCTGAACATCAAAGTGGAAGGAGACAACGAACACCATAAGATAGAATCGCTTTTCAAAGCCCTGGCAAAGGCCATCAGGCAGGCCAAGAAGGTAGAAGGCGATGCATTGCCAAGTACCAAAGGTGTATTATGATGAGACCATGAACATCGCCATTGTAAAATATAATGCCGGGAATATCCGGTCCGTCCTCCATGCCCTGGAAAGGTTAGGAATTGAAGGGCAGATCACCGAAGATACCGCCGACCTCCTGATGGCCGACAAGGTGATATTTCCTGGTGTGGGAGAAGCAAGCAGTGCCATAAAATACCTGCAGGAACGGGGACTGGACCGGGTGATCACCAGTCTCAAACAACCCGTACTGGGCATCTGCCTGGGTCAGCAATTGCTTTGCAAACACAGCGAAGAAAACGACGCAGACTGCCTGCATATTTACGATCTGGACGTAAAGAAATTTCCACCCCGCGATAAAGTACCGCACATGGGCTGGAACAAGATCACCGGATTGAAAGGACCGTTGTATGAGGGGATCGGTGAAGGATCCTACGTATATTTTGTACACAGTTTTTTTGCAGAGTTGGGTGAAGACACAACCGCACAAACGGACTACATCGTTCCGTTCAGCGCGTCCCTCCGAAAAGCCAATTTCTTTGCAACACAATTTCACCCCGAGAAAAGCGGCGAAGTGGGCGCCAGGATTCTTGAGAACTTTATAAGGAATACATAAAAAGATGAAGATCATTCCGGCCATAGACCTGATTGAAGGAAAGTGCGTACGCCTCACCAAGGGAGATTATGCACAAAAGAAAGTCTACAATGAAGATCCGTTGGAAGTGGCCAGATCTTTTGAAGATGCAGGCATCCGTCGCTTACACCTGGTGGACCTTGACGGCGCGAAAGCAGGACACATCATCAACCACAAAGTGCTGGAAAAGATCGCAGGCAAAACAAAACTGCACATCGACTTCGGAGGAGGCCTCAAAGCGGATGACGACCTGCGCATTGCCTTTGAGTGCGGTGCCCGCCAGATTACCGGTGGCAGCATTGCAGTGAAGAACCGGGACCTTTTTCTATCATGGCTCGAAAAATACGGCCCGGAGAAGATCATCCTTGGCGCCGACGCCATCAAAGGAAAAATTGCCATCAGCGGATGGCAGGAAGAAACTTCATTGTGGCTTCAGGACTTTCTGAGGGCTTATCTGGACGAAGGAATCCGTTATGTGATCTGCACGGATATTGACAAAGACGGAATGCTGGAAGGACCTGCAACAACTTTGTACAAAGACCTGCTGGATGAATTTCCAAAGATGAAACTCATCGCCAGCGGTGGCGTTTCCGGGATGAAGGACATCGAAGAGCTGGCCGAACTGAACCTTGAAGGCGTGATTGTAGGCAAGGCCATTTACGAAGGCAGGATCAATCTCAACGAGCTAACAACCATCCGATGAGTCCTTTCATTTTCAAACCCGCCTACCAAAGCAAGGGCCCAAGCGTTGGCCGGCAGGTTGATACATTCTCAAACCCGCCTGCCTCGCTCAAGCCAATATTTTGGCGGGCAAATCTTCAAATTAACCCGTGCTAACAAAACGCATCATACCATGCCTCGATATCAAAGAGGGGCGCACCGTAAAGGGGGTGAACTTCGAGCAACTACGTGATGCCGGAGACCCGGTCGAGCTGGGTGCATTATATGCCCGACAAGGCGCAGACGAACTCACGTTTCTGGATATCACCGCCACCCTCGAAGCACGTTCTACCCTGGTTGATTTGGTGAAGCGTATTGCCAGAGAGATCAACATTCCATTTACGGTCGGAGGTGGAGTGCGAACCGTGGGGGATGTAGGTGAACTGCTACAGGCCGGTGCGGATAAGATCACGATCAATTCCGCTGCCGTGAGAAACCCGGAAGTGATCTCTGAAATGGCAAGGGAATTTGGTAGCCAGTGCATCGTAGTTGCCATTGATACAAAGAACGTGAACGACACCTGGCTTGTACACACACACGGAGGCACAAAACCTACGGATATCGAAACCGCGGCCTGGGCAAGAGAGATTGAATCTCGCGGCGGAGGTGAGATCCTACTGACCTCCATGAACAATGACGGGACCAAAGACGGCTTTGCCCTGAACATCACAAGGAATGTATCCGATGCCGTGAACATTCCGGTCATCGCATCGGGTGGTGCCGGCACCATGCAGCACTTCGTGGATGTTTTCAAAGATGGTCATGCCGATGCAGGGCTTGCGGCCAGTATCTTTCATTTTAAAGAGATTGCCATACCGGATCTTAAAGCATTTTTACAATCACATCAAATACCCGTTCGCCTATGAAACCCGACTTTAATAAAATGAATGGCCTGATTCCCGCAGTGGTTCAGGATTCCCGCACAGGCCGGGTGCTCATGGTCGGATTTATGAATGAAGAAGCCCTGGCTAAAACCGAGGCAGAAAAGAAAGTCACTTTTTTCAGCCGCAGTAAGAATCGCCTTTGGACAAAAGGTGAAGAGTCGGGAAATTTCCTCCTGGTAAAAGACATCCTGATCGATTGCGATGAAGACACCCTTTTGATCAAAGCTGAACCTACGGGACCGGTTTGCCACACCGGCAGCGATACTTGCTTCAAGGAAACAAACAGAAGCATCGACTTCTTGTCTCACATGGAAAACGTGATCAAGAACAGAAAGGAACAACCGGATGAAAAATCCTATACCGCATCACTGTTCAAGAAAGGCATCAACAAAGTCGCACAGAAAGTTGGAGAGGAAGCCACCGAACTGGTGATCGAAGCTATGGACAACAACGATGAACTTTTTCTGGAGGAAGCCGCAGACCTGCTCTTTCATTACATCGTGTTGCTGCGGGCCAAAGACAAAGGACTGGCGGACGTGATGGATGTGCTGGAAGGAAGACATAAGTAAACAGGATCATCCCCGGATCATTATTAACTTGCACCTATGGAGATCAAAAAAATAGAACTTCGTAATCTTCGTGCTGAGGATTATGCACAACTGCAAAGCGTCATCCGGGCATATTATTCCAACTGGGAGAACTCATACTGGAAACCCCATCACATAGAAAAACTCGTGACACTGTTCCCGGAAGGACAACTGGCGGCGGTGGCAGATGGCAAGGTGGTAGGGTGCGCATTGACATTGATCATCAATCATGAAGAATTTGAGGATGACCACACCTATCGTGAGATCACCGGAAATTTCTCATTTGACACCCACGATCCGGACGGAGATATCCTTTATGGCATCGACGTATTCGTAGACCCGGATTACCGCGGACTAAGACTTGGTCGCCGGATGTACGATGCAAGGAAGGACCTGTGCGAACAGCTCAACCTGAGATCCATTGTATTCGGCGGACGCATCCCCAATTATGGAAAATATGCGGATACCCTTTCACCCAAAGAGTACATTGAAAAGGTCAGGCTGAAGGAAATCTATGATCCCGTGCTGACCTTCCAACTGAGCAATGATTTTCACGTTCGTAAAGTGTTAAAGGGTTATATGCCGGGCGATGAGAACTCACAGGAGTATGCCACCCTGCTTGAATGGAACAACATCTATTACACCAAACCACAAAAGATCATCAACACCAAAAAGTC
This portion of the Flavobacteriales bacterium genome encodes:
- the hisF gene encoding imidazole glycerol phosphate synthase subunit HisF, which translates into the protein MLTKRIIPCLDIKEGRTVKGVNFEQLRDAGDPVELGALYARQGADELTFLDITATLEARSTLVDLVKRIAREINIPFTVGGGVRTVGDVGELLQAGADKITINSAAVRNPEVISEMAREFGSQCIVVAIDTKNVNDTWLVHTHGGTKPTDIETAAWAREIESRGGGEILLTSMNNDGTKDGFALNITRNVSDAVNIPVIASGGAGTMQHFVDVFKDGHADAGLAASIFHFKEIAIPDLKAFLQSHQIPVRL
- a CDS encoding bifunctional phosphoribosyl-AMP cyclohydrolase/phosphoribosyl-ATP diphosphatase HisIE, with the protein product MKPDFNKMNGLIPAVVQDSRTGRVLMVGFMNEEALAKTEAEKKVTFFSRSKNRLWTKGEESGNFLLVKDILIDCDEDTLLIKAEPTGPVCHTGSDTCFKETNRSIDFLSHMENVIKNRKEQPDEKSYTASLFKKGINKVAQKVGEEATELVIEAMDNNDELFLEEAADLLFHYIVLLRAKDKGLADVMDVLEGRHK
- the hisA gene encoding 1-(5-phosphoribosyl)-5-[(5-phosphoribosylamino)methylideneamino]imidazole-4-carboxamide isomerase translates to MKIIPAIDLIEGKCVRLTKGDYAQKKVYNEDPLEVARSFEDAGIRRLHLVDLDGAKAGHIINHKVLEKIAGKTKLHIDFGGGLKADDDLRIAFECGARQITGGSIAVKNRDLFLSWLEKYGPEKIILGADAIKGKIAISGWQEETSLWLQDFLRAYLDEGIRYVICTDIDKDGMLEGPATTLYKDLLDEFPKMKLIASGGVSGMKDIEELAELNLEGVIVGKAIYEGRINLNELTTIR
- the hisB gene encoding bifunctional histidinol-phosphatase/imidazoleglycerol-phosphate dehydratase HisB, whose product is MRKILFIDRDGTLIREPEDEQIDSLEKLEFFPGAITGLAKIVANLDYDLVMVSNQDGLGTDSFPEDTFWPAQNKMLATLEGEGITFRDILIDRSFPKDNAPTRKPRTGMLTAYMNGGCDMENSFVIGDRLTDIELATNLGARAIFIANENHKDAALTTMSWNEIYRFLKSLSGRTATVERKTKETEISITLNLDGQGNTNINTGLSFFDHMLDQLGKHSGCDLNIVVKGDLEVDEHHTIEDTALALGETFLTALGDKKGVARYGFTLPMDDALAQVAIDFGGRPWIVWEAEFKREKIGDMPTEMFYHFFKSFSDAARCNLNIKVEGDNEHHKIESLFKALAKAIRQAKKVEGDALPSTKGVL
- the hisC gene encoding histidinol-phosphate transaminase — translated: MFSLDKIIRNNVKSLKPYASARDEFKGREGIFLDANENPFGSLAGDGMNRYPDPLQRSVKEKIADWKAISTEHIFLGNGSDEIIDLLIRAFCEPREHNIIITPPTYGVYSVYAEINDVVVKKVLLDETFNLNVDQVLDAVNEQTRLIFLCSPNNPTGNIVPRETVINIAKDFPGLVVVDEAYADFSEQPSMVHLLNDLPNLFVMQTFSKAWGMAALRLGMGFANPDIVKVLNKIKPPYNINAITQELALKAMDRKSEAADWVQQIILERSDLAQQLRGLDVVKNVYPSEANFLLIKTTNAKKIYDYLTGRGIIVRNRSSEPGCAECLRVTVGTKDENIELIASMKEYSENLNP
- a CDS encoding histidinol dehydrogenase is translated as AEHGPDSQVVLLATEKDWIDKVLAQINTQLESLPRKDIAVKALKNSKAIVVKDLNDAMAISNRYAPEHLILATDNALTLAESVVNAGSVFIGHYSPESAGDYASGTNHTLPTNGFARTYSGVSLDSFVKKITYQEITREGLANLGPTIEVMAEAESLDAHKNAVSIRLATLKNNNNV
- the hisH gene encoding imidazole glycerol phosphate synthase subunit HisH, which gives rise to MNIAIVKYNAGNIRSVLHALERLGIEGQITEDTADLLMADKVIFPGVGEASSAIKYLQERGLDRVITSLKQPVLGICLGQQLLCKHSEENDADCLHIYDLDVKKFPPRDKVPHMGWNKITGLKGPLYEGIGEGSYVYFVHSFFAELGEDTTAQTDYIVPFSASLRKANFFATQFHPEKSGEVGARILENFIRNT